From Uloborus diversus isolate 005 chromosome 8, Udiv.v.3.1, whole genome shotgun sequence, a single genomic window includes:
- the LOC129228094 gene encoding coiled-coil domain-containing protein 115-like: protein MKSIISERLDLDKHLQEGYIDMAKSRYLMRGQEISILQVNESNLLATRKVVSSVVKEEGREFISFTLSEVLPSDDNGNAENLRFRHSKKGKNENELTQDFKELSLSNEDVSSSLHESTNASVPNVVDPLHWFGILVPREFRNCKTKFQESIGTAIKIVTLQNELKALCSSYRSLRLQKKALHNGT, encoded by the coding sequence atgaaaagtatCATTTCAGAAAGATTAGATTTAGATAAACATTTACAAGAAGGTTATATTGACATGGCTAAGTCGCGTTACTTAATGCGAGGTCAGGAAATTAGTATTCTCCAAGTAAACGAATCTAATCTGCTAGCAACAAGAAAAGTTGTTTCTTCAGTTGTAAAAGAGGAGGGAAGAGAGTTCATTAGTTTTACACTCTCTGAAGTTTTACCAAGTGATGATAATGGCAATGCAGAAAATCTTAGATTCAGACATTCCAAgaaagggaaaaatgaaaatgaattgacacaagattttaaagaattatctttAAGTAACGAAGATGTGTCGTCATCATTGCATGAAAGTACCAATGCATCTGTTCCCAATGTTGTTGATCCATTGCATTGGTTTGGAATATTGGTTCCAAGAGAATTCAGAAACTGTAAAACAAAGTTTCAAGAATCCATCGGTACTGCCATAAAAATTGTGACATTGCAAAATGAACTGAAAGCTCTGTGCAGTTCTTACCGCAGTCTTCGACTACAAAAGAAAGCTTTACATAATGGCACGTAA